One region of Miscanthus floridulus cultivar M001 chromosome 19, ASM1932011v1, whole genome shotgun sequence genomic DNA includes:
- the LOC136529083 gene encoding hypersensitive-induced response protein 4-like — MVNAFFLFCGCVDQASVAVVEKWGRFLRLANPGLHFFNPFAGECVAGALTTRVQSLDVRVETKTKDNVFVQLICTIQYRVVKENADDAFYELQNPQQQIQAYVFDVVRAIVPRMNLDDLFEQKNDVAKAVLEELEKVMADYGYSIEHILMVDIIPDAAVRKAMNDINAAQRLQLASVYKGEAEKILMVKKAEAEAEAKYLSGVGIAKQRQAITDGLRENILNFSHSVSGTSAKEVMDLIMVTQYFDTIKELGDGSKNTTIFIPHGPGHVKDISEQIRDGMMQASSSNV, encoded by the exons ATGGTGaacgccttcttcctcttctgcgGGTGCGTGGACCAGGCCagcgtggcggtggtggagaagtgGGGCCGCTTCCTCCGCCTCGCCAACCCGGGCCTCCACTTCTTCAACCCCTTCGCCGGCGAGTGCGTCGCGGGCGCCCTCACCACCCGCGTCCAGTCCCTCGACGTCCGCGTCGAGACCAAGACCAAG GATAATGTCTTTGTCCAGCTGATCTGCACAATTCAATACCGCGTTGTCAAGGAAAATGCAGATGATGCATTCTATGAGTTGCAGAATCCCCAACAGCAAATTCAGGCCTACGTCTTTGATG TTGTTCGAGCCATAGTGCCAAGAATGAATCTGGATGATCTCTTTGAGCAGAAGAATGATGTGGCGAAAGCTGTACTGGAGGAGCTTGAAAAG GTGATGGCAGATTATGGTTACAGCATTGAGCACATTCTCATGGTTGATATCATCCCTGACGCTGCTGTTCGCAAAGCAATGAATGATATAAATGCAG CCCAAAGGCTCCAGCTTGCAAGTGTTTacaaaggagaagcagagaagattcTTATGGTGAAGAAAGCAGAGGCAGAAGCCGAGGCGAAATACCTTTCCGGTGTTGGCATCGCCAAACAGCGGCAGGCGATAACTGACGGACTCAGAGAGAACATCCTGAACTTCTCACACTCGGTGTCGGGCACCAGCGCGAAGGAAGTCATGGACCTGATCATGGTCACGCAGTACTTTGACACCATCAAGGAGCtcggggatggttccaagaacaCCACGATCTTCATACCTCACGGACCGGGCCACGTGAAGGACATCAGCGAGCAGATCCGCGACGGCATGATGCAAGCCTCAAGTAGCAATGTGTAA